The genomic interval tccgATTTTTTCTCTTTCTTTGGACCGATGACGCGgtataaaagaaaatattggACACCTGCACGGTTTCGTATAGCAGCCAGTCGGCAGATACAACAaccacacggcgtatgaggGACAAGTGAAGTTcgaataaaaaattaaataaacgcACGGACAGAGGCCAAGAAACAGAGCGTCGATGGCTAAGCGAGTGAACAGATAACACGTGGATCAAACTGTGGAATGGTTTGAAATTGCTAGAGTTTCAGATACCCTTTACAAATAATGCACTTGTTTTTGGGCCTTAAGTAGCCACGCACTAATGACAGTAGAGTGCGCAGAGTTTTTAATTgttactattattatttaatagcAATTTGACTACTGTTTTCTTGACTATTTTATAATCATTTGATTATGaataaaagcaattaaatAGGCATACTAATGACAGTAGcaatatttaaacatttttaagtaaGTATCTatgtattttcattttaattaaagaaataaaataattttgtagCTCTAATAGAAAAGAGTAAAATCTAACTAATTTGAATTCGTATAGATGAACCTTTAACGCTAGAGTATACATATCTATAAAACTAGGCAACCGTAACGCGCCCTAGATTTTCTTGAGCTTCCCTCTCGCTCCCTCAATTGTCTGTCCCACTTCCTCCAGCCAACCTAATTCTAGGCTCTCGGCTTAGGTAGCTGCAAAATTATGGCTGTCCCGAAAacccaaagaaaaaaaagatagaaataataaaaagggGCAGCCGAGCGTAGATCGATAGAAAGGGGAAGGACGAAAACTAATGTCCAGGCTTTTATTTCcaagaaatttaaaactttGCGAAGGAGCGAAGAATCCGAGAAGTGGAAAAGAAAAATGGTGTCGGGGTGTTCAGAATAAGATTGGACCGAAACACTTGAGAACACATGGCGGGGAATCGGAGTTAAAGGATCGATCTCGAACCGCAGCAGGTAGAAGACCTAGTAATGGCTTCTAATTTTTATTCTCTTATTTTTCcctataataatttattacgCCCAAATTAAACCGGGGAGCAAATAAAGAACTTTGCCCAGTCAAATGGTTTCCGAtgaaaacttttgccaacTAAGGGATAAAACCATAAAATGACCGGACCAACGACAAAAGACGTGTGTTGTCTGCCATATAAGGTGGTTCCAGCTGAAGTGCATTTTGTCAGCTTAACTTCAGTTGGCCAGGCTATAAAGTCTGCCGATCCAGTCGGTCCTTCTGTTTGCATAACTGTATACAATCGGCTGAGAACTGTCGGCACTCAGAACTTGATTGCTTTTTGAACTTTCCGCCGAGCTCACAGCTCCCAACCTTCAACTCCCCCGCATCCCGCGCTGAACTTCAACAGGGTCTTTGCCATTTAtgcataattaataaattgccCTGTACGCAAACGAAGCCGTTCGACGATTGCAACGATAAAAGTTGCCCATCCACTTTCAATATGACAAGACCTTATTATCTCGAATCTCGAAGTCGTTAATACCCTTTAGGATATTCATTCACTGGACACAACATGCTCAtacttaatattattattctaTATACTTGGCATAAAGTTATTATACCATGCGGACATGTTATGTTTGAAAGTCATGAATTAAAACAACTAATACTCTTTACATTTTAgtaatttatatttgtaatGTTGCGTTCGGAACATTTCTAAAAGCTCATTAATTTTTCAGTGACTACTAATCTTTAGCTTTTTGATAAGCTCAAGCTCAGAGAAATTTTAAGTCTGCTAAGAAATGGCTCATGTTCTTCAAAGCagcttgtttgttgttgtttatttgcGAGACTTATACATCCGATTGAAAATGCcaacttaatatttaaattaatttaaattaaatgaacaTAAACTTTAGAAACTaaaacattattttaaattgagATATCTCACTTTCTCAGACGTACAGAAGTACACATTCATCTCGAACGCATTACCCACTAATATTCATCCACATACATATTACTCTCATTTAGTATATGTTTCAAAACCATGTATGTTTTAAGTTCAGTTTTGCTTATTATTGTGAAATATAAACAACAAGAAAGGCACTTTTGTGCTGAACATAGTCTCATTCGAATCGAGTTCATCAGCGCCTCGCAAGCTgatcttttgttttattccTCAGGTGTGGGCGATCCGACTTTCAGTCCCCATCGAGATCGGGATAATGGATCGGAAGTATTCCCCATGTTTGCCGGTTACCGTCTTTTGTTTCGCCCCACTCGGATGAGCGATGGGAGGCGTTGGAGGCCTCTGCCTTCTGTCTTCTGTCCAGTGGTTTATCGTTTGCGGGCAAGTCTCAGTCTCAAGGGTTGTCCAATATTTCACGATGTCTGACAGCTGTTCACATTCTCTGGGCAGTGAAAGTGGGTCACTGTTGGCACATTTTAATGGCCTTGTTGGGGTAGGTGATTGTggatgtttttgttttgaaatgGACTTAACTGGGCAGATGCTGAATAATCGAATGGAAATTTCTAAGTGTTAGAATTAAAGATTGTACACACAAATCTTTTTAATAAACATACTACCTTGAACCATAACGAAGTAATCTAGTCATAATAcagatatgtacatatatatacataaatttaattgttctGAGTAAAAAGCGATTCATTGAGCGCTATCGCTAAAAGTGGAGAGCGCTTAAAAGACCGCCAGTAAAAAGTTGGCAGGGGGACAAGGGACAAAGATACAGATTCGCTTTCTTTGCAGTGTGCAATAACGAAACAGACacataaatatgcaaacaaAAAGTATATGTACTTTACACACTGATGTCATTAAAAACCCACTATATCTACGTATTTATATTGAggtattttaatttaaatccATTTAAAATCCGAATTGCACACAATTTGCTTGAAAAGTGTTTGCACAGGCGTTCATCCGTTCATCTGGCAAATAATTATCAAAAAAGTCGAGAGGAGCACTAGCTCATCTATGGTGTGGCCAGTTGGCAAAACGCCAAATATCATAGCGCATGGAAGCTCTCTCAATGAACGatgataaaaataattttccccACTGGTGCCATTCTCTGTGGGGGAAGTtaataacaaaaaaacaatatCTAGCAGTAAAATGAAAGTTCACAAAACCTATAAATTGTAGAATCCGAACAGCACAGACCGCTGTAAAAATTATAACAGATCAGGGCAAATCGAAATGCTAATAAAAAGCAATTGAAGGTTCTGCGCCAAAAGCAATTGGTACCGATTTTATGTGCAAACCGAGCTGTGATAATTGTTGTAATTCATCATCATTAGTTGTATCACATGATATTTTGTGAGCTAACTATAAAAAGAGTAGAAAATGAGtataaaaacataacaaattTGTTTACATAGACGAAGACATTATAGTTGTAAGTAAATTGAACATTTTGTTGTCAACATATAAacaacataaaaaataaatatgcacaCAACATAAACAACTTACCCTCAGCTGCGATTTTACAAGAAGTTGACATCCTTGGATTCGATTTTATTTACAGCTTGGAGGCTTGACCAACTTAAAGTGctgcaaattaaaaacatattgGCCAATACTTGTTGGCTGCCTATCGAACGGTTCTTGGGTTTATCGCCTTGAATTGTACATGATACTAGCGTGCGACTGAAGGTTGACAATTTATTGACAGCTTCACTAATTGCGGAGGAAAATCTATCACATAATCGAAAGTATTCTGGGTTTCAAATAGTAAGTATATAACTGATCAATCAAATAATTTTGGTTTCATAAGTTAAGTGCGGTATATGAAACCAAAAGTGTACAGATGTATTTagatttgttgttgttatttttcgaGAAAGAAATTCAGAAAGAAAACAAGACGAAATTAATGATGTTGCATAATTTATCTTGTGAATGATATTGTTGTGAAACTCAATTAAATTCATGATTTCAACCATCACAAGGACCGTTTTATATTGAATATTTATGCATGCCCAGACGTTacataaacaattttatactagtataaaattaataaaagtctACAAAAATACGAAATAGCAGCAAATTGCCTTTTGGAAGAGGTTTTGCAATATTTCCCAGCCTGCACGGGAACGCCTCTTCTTTGAATGTTGTGATTTGCATcatggcaaacatttcacaCCTCCAATTCATTGAAAGGGAATATTCCACACGAGAGTTTTGCATAAAATGTGCTGCAGCACAAACGAACTGGAAAAATATTGCTAAAAATAAAGTATCCATCGAATgcgcaaatttaatttgacaGCCAGCAGATATGTTTAGAAAATGCAATAGCACCATGAATCTATCAGCATCAGTGCAATAAATAGCTAGAAATAGCAAATGAAGGTGCCTTTGAATATTATCAGCtgtttttgaatttaataaCACTGAATAATTAactttcataaaaataattgtttaacttaaccaaaaaaataaattgagtGGGATGACTGGTAAATCAGTTAAATGTCTACTAAAAATTACCTTTCTTAGTATCTGTTTATGGGTAaactgatttatttatttactacatccctatttgctttatttaacttttatacAAGGTGTTCAAAATGCAAAACCTCATGAAACTATAATGCAGGATACTTTAAGAGTGAGACTAGTTAAGAATCGAACTGTTTGTCTGAGGCAATTTTAGTCTCATAAAAGTGTCAAGGGTTCCGTGCTAATAATATAAACGGCTTTATAGACTTATAATTCTCGCTTCACACCAGTTTAATTAAGAAATTTAGCAACTTCTGAGCCCATTTCAGCCCTGATTGCTCTCataatttgtgttttttctgACTAAATCGCCTCTGCTGAGTCGCAATCGCAACAAAAGAAGCCAGCAGAAACACAAGTTTCGCATTAAACCGAAAGAAGTATCCCAGATCCCAGATCCATGGTCGTGTAAGAAAAGCCCAGAGGAGATTGTGGGATGGGATGTGTGTTTTCAACTGGTGCGATCTGCGATGAATCATACTCTGTATAGTATAGACTCTCCAGACTTCGGCACGATCCGCTAAAAAGTTGGGCTTTGTATGGATTGAGCATCTTGGGAGCTTTCGGGGACAGACTACACAGACTCGCGATCTAACTACCTGAACGTGGCCAGCGATCTTTGAGGGACTTGCTAATCATATCCAGCCACGAATTGTTGATCATTTAACTGTGGGCCAAACTGCAAGATTCGCTTGGATGACTCATCCACTGCAGGTAGTTGGCCTTTTGCTCCAGACTAGACCCAGTTGGAGCCCATCTCTTTGCGAATACCCTGACTAAGAAGAGTCTCTCAGCTTTGTAAGAGAAGAAACAATACAATTGAATACGTTTAAATATCTATTCATTTATGgattaacataaatttaaatatgtatCCAGTAAATCATATCTAGTCTATAGTTATAAGATATAAATCTATCTTAGCTATTTGAGACTCAATTAATTTTCTATAATATTTAGGGTACTTTAGTTGGCGACCAATCGGTTAGagcttttctttttgtatTAGATGTTGCAGAGAAGAGGGCCTGTTCAGGTAGATTTACTGTATAAACAAAGCCAAATGGGCAAATAAGCGAAAAGCCAGGAAGACGGTCGAAATCGACGAGGCGGCAAGTGAAGGGGGGactaaaaattatttatatttaagctTATTTATGGGTTTGGGTTTCGGGTTCGGCGCGTTCTTGACTTGACCGCTCGATGAGTCACAGCCGCCGACCTGATCCACATGTGCGGAAACTGAACtccttttgcagcagcactttaTTGTTACCcgtttatgtttttattttttattaaaagttGATTGATTTTATAGGCGCGATAAGTTCATTGTAGTCGATTGGCTATGTCTGTCTGCCTCTCACAGATGACTAATGTTCGGTCGTTGGGGTTCAGGCCTTTGGTAATGAATTTTCGCTCCACTCTGGCGATCTCTTTGTTGTGCAAAATGGTGGACTTGCTGTTGAAAAGATAGTTATAAACACTTTGAACTGGTCGTTGACACTTGGATTGACTTCTCAGTGTGCCTTGGAAGGGCTTAAGCTGAAGATTTTATTTCAGATTCTGATCTCGAAACCAATCAGAACAATTAACTAGGAATTTAAAAGGGAAGCAAATTAGTTTGGCTTATATGCTTAAAATTGAAGTCTTGTTAATATTTAGGCATACTGGGAATAAGGACTTTAGGCCCATATTCGTGAACCTTCTGCATCCCTTCCACAACCATCACCCACAACCGAAGCTCAACACAAGCAAAGACCTTGTGTTTGTTTCCAAAACACCGAATTGCTTTATGGATACAATGTTCGCTTATTgctttgtttaattaatttaacagGCGAATGGCAAATGGGGACCATAAATAAGGCCCGCAACTAATTGCTGACACAGTTAGCGAGACAAGCCAAAGACAAAGACATGGGGATCTATTGGCGTGGGTGCTGCTGACAGTCAAAGATCAGAACGTGGCCAAGAAAATTGTGTGGAACAACACCTGTGAGCCACAACATGCAACACGTGCTGGCTGTGCTCCCAAATATCCAATTTCCAGGGAAATCAAATTCAACGTTACCAATTTCCAGTAGCAGCCATCAGTGATAAATCCCAGTTTTCAGATGCTGTCGAGATACTACAGAATCGAGACTGAAGTTCAGGTTAAAGCTTCTCTAGCAGTAGACAGTTGGCACGAGCCATAAATATTCCAGACAGCCCGAATCAGCTGAATCATCATCTTCAACACAATGATCCACAATTACAATGTCTGCCCAAGAAGAAGCTGTAACTCCCATTTTCACCGTCTTCACAAGACTACGCCCACTTTATGCACCTTCGAAATCGTGGGCACGAGCCGAAGTAGCTGGGCTATTTTGTTTCTAGctgttttttaattaaaaacgctGCGCACAAAATCTGTCTGAAGACcctaaataaaataaatgactTTTACCCTAGAGATCCAAAAGCTTCTTCAACGCACAATCGACGAGTCATGCCCCGAGTTGTACTTTGATTCTTTGGGTTAGATGATATGTGATGGTATAGGAAAATCTAGATGCTCTATAAATTTTGGGTTTTTAAAAGCTCTTCAATTTAGAATCTTTTTTGATATTAAGCATGCATTAGTATACTCAAATCAGATTTATAATAATTGTATGATTTGACTACTGTAATGTACTTATACTTAGCAATATAAGtacaataaatacattttgtgttcattTTTTGGTTGCAAAGTTTCctcattaattaatttccacaTCAAGTTTATTAACTTTATTGAAAGGGCAACTAGAAAATGGACTAACCAATCTGGCTCAGAAGCTCGAGTCTGGGCGTTTTCCCAACAAGACGCCTGGCCAGCGGTTACAACGAAGTACAACTGTTCCACAACTGTTTTGGGCATCGTCATCGTCGTTGTCTTGCGAGTCCGACTTTTTGTCCAACTCGGAATAGGAGTCTGCGCCTGCGCAAAAGCTGCGCCGCCTTGGCACGTGCGCAGCAGCAAAACCCCGAGACCAAAGCGCACTGCAGGCCTAATTTGGGATACCCAGTACTCGCAGAATACGAGGGTATAACTATGATCTGTTCATCCTATTATAATACTTTAATACACTTTTGTAATAAATGATTTTGCAATATATTCTATTCTTAAAAATATCCATTTCAAAAGTATGTGATTAAGTTTAATAGTAGTCGAATGGTAGCACTACTCGGGCTTTTTGGCTTACAATGGGTAATAGGCTGTCGAATAATGTAATGCGCCCACTTGCTTTAATTCGTTtcgtttggtttggtttcttttcatttctgGTTTTGAAAAATGACATACAATGGGCTTGGGTTGAGCTTGGATTGGAGCGATGCGGAGTTTTGGTGGAGTGGGCTGGGTTTTGGGGGCATTTGGGCTGGAAAATCAACTTGTTTGTGTACGGCTGTGTTTTGGAGCTCAGGTGTTGGCCGATGgtttggattggattggagtggagtggagtggatgGAGCCACTGCCACCGTTTGATGACTCTGTTTCGACTCGGTCCCACTTCGGAGCTTGATTAATTTACGACCTAAGGTCAGACGACTGTGTACAAAGGGTTTAACTTGTCGCTAATCGGTCAAGGCTTCTATTGTCGATTTCAAAACAGAACCAACGAAACCACAGGCCATCAAATCCCAACTGCGTCTGCATTTGGCCTGTATCCAAGATTACAGTTAGCAGATGGCAGAGCCAGATTAACAATCTTAGAGCTCCCCCAGCCAGACTTCTTTTCACTCTTGTAATGCTTCTGGTCAtggcaaatttaaaatttaccAGCCGCACGCCAACTACTCTCGACACCTGCTCTCAGAATGGACCTGGTTAGAATTGTCTTAATCAAAACATTAAACCCTTTTGGCATGCCTGCAAATTGCAAGGAACCGTGCCCCTAATGAGGCTCCAATCCTCGGTAATGAACTGCAATTGCTTATGAAGAAACGAGACATGATCTCGACTGCATCTAATGAGTCGGAATGGGGTTTCCGTAATTGATTGGTCAGAGGATGTTGCGCCTGGTGAATCCGGTCGGCAACAAACTTCCACAATCAGCTACGAGTTTGCAAAGATATTTTGTTAAGAAATGAAACAATATTAAAAGGGCATGCAATTTGATAAAGTTTTTTTACTATCATTAATAAAATACCCTATATTCGAACTAAGATATTGTTTTGTCATATTAAAAGATTCCTTaattgtataaatgtataCTGGTAGGCTAATTTTATAGTAGTAAATTTTGAGAACACTTCAATGCTCTTTTTGACCGCGATCTTAAGAGATTATAGCTTAAGATACCATACAATCGTTTCCTACTTAACATAAATGCGCTCCACCTCGAGTGAGCTCTTTCCTAATAAGATCGACAAAAGCCAAGTATTAAACGAGATTATTTGACTACCAGTGTTGAATCCATTGTGGTCATGGTTGACTCAACTCCGAACAGCAAACACGGCAGGCACAATTTATGGCCCTTAGAACTGTTTTTCAGACACGACGACAGGCCAGAGGTCCAGAATCCGAGTCCGAATCGCGCAACCCGATGGACAGGAACTGGTTCCTGGATACTGGATGTTGGCTGCTCAGTTTGGGTACTGGTTGCCGGCCTAGGGAAGTGCTACCGTCttacacagatacacacgcacacccgGCCCGACTGTCAACCACACCTCAGCCAACCCCAGATCACCATCGCCATCACCCCAACAGGCTGGCGTAACCCATAATTTTAACACCAACAATAAAAAGAGAAACAACAACGGCGACGAGGTGCAGGTGTGCATCAAGTCCAAGTCGCAGTAGCGAACTCGGTCCGTGTATCTTGACATCTCTCGGATACTCGGATACTCAGATACTCTGATACTccgatacagatacagctcGCACTGGATCATAAATTTACGTTTCGAATTGTTTGAAACCGAAAAACCAGTTCTCGCCCAAAGTTACAGAAAGGTTTTTCCATCGGCCCCACTGTAGTTTGAATCCCTCGTTCTATACATCCGCTAAAAATGCATTAGAAGccatttttattaatttaattgataaATTTTTGTTATACAAGTGTAACTTGACTTTAATTGACTCCATGAAGGGAAGTTGGTTATTACCAAGAAAAGGTGTAAGAACGGAAGATGTCAGTTAGAAATTAGAAAAGTATACACAATGTGTATTTAAGCAAAgtattaaaaaccaaattaaaatCTATTGAATATGAAGGGGGTTAACTATAAATGATCAATAccactattattattatattaatatttacatAAGCATAACATAACGAGATAAATAAATCTGTAGAAAGTCgttgtttaatttttaagaCAGTTTAAACCTTTGACTAagcatatattttttaattttaaaacgaCTTGTCAGTTTTGTCCCTTATAAAATTAAAGCTGACCCACTTTTGTCACCACttcagttttgttttttgctttgACCCAATTTTTGCGAATTCCCGAAACACGCAGCAACTGTAAAATTCTGACAGTTCAGTTAGCTGATTTAAAGTCAGCTGCCCAACATCCAATAAAAGTCCGTCGAACGTCATTCCCAGTCGGACAGTCAGCAAGATTAATTATCGCATTAATTAACTGGCCCGAAAAGCGAAAGTTTTGCAACAAAAATTACTCATAAGCAGCAACAGGAATTTGAATTCGAACGAAAGTGCTGACAATCCGATAATTGCAATCCTACGAGCGTTAAAAATGACATCCCATTTTTAATGGtgattttaaaacatttgcataggttaataataaataaaaaatatagtGAATTTGGCCTTCAGCTTCAGcttataaaaatgtaattacatTTATTATTAGATTATGGTTATCGTGGACTAAGTAATTTGGAATTtagttatatatttgtaattttGTGGATGTGTGATTTGAAAGAAAAGCTAAAAGGCTGCGTtcttaaatataatattcatTGGTTAATTATAGTAAACACTTAGTAAACagcttgttttatttttgggaatAATGTTAGCACACAAAAATAGTATTTGTTagaaattttattattacaaTATACAATATAGATTTTATCTAAATAGATTACTTTACAGTAGTTCAAAGTTCTTCGGCCACAAAAGTAATGGGTTCTAAGAAACTGACTCACCATGTAGCTATGTCAGTCAATTTCCGCTGGACATTACCGATCCGTTCCAGGACATCGTAAAAATTGGAGATGCCAAATACATCAATTGACTTTATGGCTAGAAATACCTCCAGGAATAGACGCTTATGCGTTTCGGTATGAAACTCACAATTAAAAGTTAATAGCCAAACGACACGGTTAATCAGCGAGAAAATTGCACTGGGCCACGACAGAAGCCAAATGGAATTGGCCGAATACGAATGCATTGTGGAACAATGCCGCAGGCCACAAATATTAATCATGTGAGCACTTAATTTGACACTTGGCCATAATGGAAAGCACTCGTACCGTGGAGTGCCGTGGACCACGGCGGAGGGGTGAGCCGGAGAACCGTCTCTAATCACCAACGGGAACAACTTTAAAGTGGCCTGTCTGTGACCGTGTCTTATTCGCCTCATCGGCAGaaaggcagcag from Drosophila mauritiana strain mau12 chromosome 3L, ASM438214v1, whole genome shotgun sequence carries:
- the LOC117139314 gene encoding uncharacterized protein LOC117139314, with protein sequence MTRLLRYGSSICPVKSISKQKHPQSPTPTRPLKCANSDPLSLPRECEQLSDIVKYWTTLETETCPQTINHWTEDRRQRPPTPPIAHPSGAKQKTVTGKHGEYFRSIIPISMGTESRIAHT